Proteins from a single region of Terriglobales bacterium:
- a CDS encoding YicC/YloC family endoribonuclease translates to MPVRSMTGYAQLTHQVNDHLSFSLSLKSVNHRFLDLHFRMPAEANGLELKMRRMIKEKIARGHIEVGLSVQHGASGGFQLNHALVDGYVRAFQEAAERLGLVSQPDLNAVLRLPGALSGDSAEIDDVLENTILGRTEQLIERLNHMREEEGRGIETELRDRMRSLAHGVSEIGKLRALVSRAYLEKVQSRMNELIGGHADPDRVLQEAAMLAERSDIQEEVVRLENHIKHFHSLLDSGGEAGKKLDFLLQELNREANTLLSKTAGVSGEGLRITELGLLIKSEIEKAREQVQNVE, encoded by the coding sequence ATGCCTGTCCGATCCATGACCGGATACGCTCAGCTCACGCATCAGGTGAACGATCACCTCTCTTTTTCCCTCAGCCTCAAGTCCGTCAACCATCGTTTCCTCGATCTGCATTTCCGCATGCCCGCCGAGGCGAACGGTCTGGAGCTGAAGATGCGTCGCATGATCAAAGAGAAGATTGCGCGCGGGCACATCGAAGTTGGACTTTCTGTCCAGCACGGAGCTTCCGGCGGATTTCAGTTGAATCATGCGCTGGTCGACGGATATGTCCGCGCATTTCAGGAGGCGGCGGAGCGGCTTGGTCTTGTCTCCCAGCCTGATCTGAACGCGGTATTGCGGTTGCCTGGCGCATTGTCGGGCGACTCCGCTGAAATTGATGACGTGTTGGAGAACACGATCCTTGGGCGTACCGAGCAGTTGATTGAGCGCCTGAATCACATGCGTGAAGAGGAAGGGCGCGGAATTGAAACGGAACTGCGCGACCGCATGAGGTCCCTGGCTCATGGCGTTTCCGAAATTGGGAAACTGCGGGCGCTAGTCTCGCGCGCCTACCTCGAAAAAGTTCAATCGCGCATGAACGAGCTTATAGGCGGACACGCCGATCCGGATCGCGTCCTGCAAGAAGCCGCCATGCTGGCCGAGCGCAGCGACATCCAGGAAGAGGTAGTTCGTCTGGAGAACCACATCAAGCACTTCCATTCGCTGCTCGACTCCGGCGGCGAGGCCGGCAAAAAATTAGACTTCTTGTTGCAGGAGTTGAATCGGGAAGCGAACACGCTGTTGTCGAAGACGGCAGGAGTGTCAGGCGAAGGTTTGCGGATTACTGAGCTAGGATTATTGATCAAATCAGAGATCGAGAAAGCACGCGAGCAGGTGCAGAACGTCGAGTGA
- a CDS encoding uracil-DNA glycosylase: MSQNSELQQQLTERIRFYRELGIYDFYRREVLPQIQTAVEQISSERLEAASATALLNEKEMTPEQALRAIRKDIGDCTRCVLHKQGRKQIVFGVGNPRADIMFVGEAPGADEDTHGEPFVGRAGQLLNNMISAMGIRREDVYIANIIKCRPPGNRTPERDECDTCSPFLMRQIEVVKPKILVALGAVAAKTLLGVNDAMINLRGRIYDFKNTKLAVTYHPAYLLRDPRQKKETWKDLQMVMKYLGMPLPNQREQVTGDREQV, from the coding sequence ATGTCCCAAAATTCAGAACTGCAGCAGCAACTGACTGAGCGCATCCGCTTCTATCGCGAGCTTGGCATTTACGACTTTTATCGGCGCGAAGTGCTACCGCAGATTCAAACAGCTGTTGAACAAATATCGTCTGAGCGACTCGAAGCTGCAAGCGCGACGGCGTTACTCAATGAAAAGGAAATGACTCCAGAACAAGCGCTACGCGCGATCCGCAAAGACATCGGCGATTGCACGCGCTGCGTGCTGCACAAACAAGGACGCAAACAGATTGTCTTCGGCGTGGGGAATCCCCGGGCAGACATTATGTTCGTCGGCGAAGCCCCAGGCGCAGACGAAGATACGCACGGCGAGCCCTTCGTCGGACGCGCCGGCCAACTGCTTAACAATATGATTTCCGCAATGGGAATTCGGCGCGAAGACGTTTACATCGCCAACATCATCAAATGCCGTCCTCCCGGGAATCGGACTCCCGAACGAGATGAATGCGATACTTGCTCGCCGTTTCTCATGCGGCAAATTGAAGTCGTGAAGCCAAAGATCCTCGTTGCTCTTGGAGCCGTAGCTGCAAAAACTTTGCTGGGCGTGAACGATGCCATGATCAACCTGCGCGGCCGGATTTACGACTTCAAGAATACGAAGCTCGCAGTGACGTATCACCCAGCATATCTGCTGCGAGATCCTCGGCAGAAGAAAGAAACGTGGAAGGATCTGCAGATGGTGATGAAGTATTTGGGAATGCCGCTTCCGAACCAGAGGGAACAGGTGACAGGGGACAGGGAACAGGTTTGA
- the gmk gene encoding guanylate kinase, producing MAGILFIISAPSGSGKSTLVNELRSMVPNLDFSISYTTRPPRGSEQNGREYYFVTRVDFEKMIAEDRFLEYAEVFGNYYGTACRFLDEAKQRGKDLLLDIDVQGAAQVRQKVLDAVSIFVMPPNKHILERRLRNRSQTDKVDPKVIERRLENAQKEIVNYKEYGYILVNEILDKAVEELKAVVLSERVRRSGKQPTPDECKLIRLAEGCLLANSHERVRPVLESFQAAASGPQPR from the coding sequence ATGGCTGGCATCCTCTTCATCATCTCGGCTCCCTCAGGCTCAGGGAAATCTACGCTCGTCAACGAGCTGCGCTCGATGGTACCCAATTTAGACTTTTCGATTTCATATACGACGCGTCCGCCACGTGGCAGCGAGCAGAACGGCCGCGAATATTACTTCGTCACCCGCGTGGACTTTGAAAAGATGATTGCCGAAGATCGTTTTCTCGAATACGCAGAGGTCTTCGGCAACTACTATGGGACAGCCTGCCGCTTTCTCGATGAAGCGAAGCAGCGTGGCAAGGACCTGCTGCTCGATATCGACGTTCAGGGCGCAGCGCAGGTGCGCCAGAAAGTGCTCGACGCAGTGAGCATCTTCGTGATGCCTCCGAACAAGCACATCTTAGAGAGACGCCTTAGGAATCGCAGCCAAACCGATAAGGTTGACCCCAAGGTAATAGAGCGAAGACTTGAGAACGCGCAAAAGGAGATTGTGAATTACAAAGAATACGGCTATATTCTCGTGAACGAGATTCTGGACAAGGCAGTCGAAGAGCTGAAGGCCGTCGTCCTCTCCGAGCGAGTTCGTCGATCCGGCAAACAACCCACTCCTGACGAATGCAAACTGATTCGTCTTGCGGAAGGTTGTCTGTTGGCCAACAGCCACGAGAGAGTGCGTCCCGTTTTGGAATCCTTCCAGGCCGCTGCGTCCGGACCCCAACCCCGCTGA
- a CDS encoding FAD:protein FMN transferase — translation MRIFSQSRNAMGTVFAIHLYAESEAEALSFFEVAFEEVDRLEETLSKFRLSSEICRINRLAASQPVTTDPEVFSLVDESLRYSEQTGGAFDITVGPLMRTWGFFRAEGHFPNIDDLNAARERTGFEKIVLDHGTRTIQFGVPGMELDLGAIGKGYAVDRAVDVLREAAVNAALVVAGSSTVYALGAPPGEQGWKVHVPDPLDRTRKISTVKLLDQAISTSGSYEKFFELDGRRYCHVMDPRTGMPVEGVVQTTLIGTDGAMTDALSNALFVLGADGDTLISKFQYVSALSVLTDSSASRILKWNWPDAAIERSEIIGFKPRYGRAQAS, via the coding sequence ATGAGGATCTTCAGCCAGTCGCGAAACGCCATGGGCACGGTCTTCGCGATCCATCTTTACGCTGAAAGCGAAGCAGAGGCTCTGAGTTTCTTCGAGGTCGCGTTCGAAGAAGTTGACCGGCTCGAAGAGACGCTCAGCAAGTTCCGCCTATCGAGCGAGATCTGCCGCATCAACCGGCTTGCGGCATCACAGCCTGTCACTACGGATCCCGAAGTTTTTTCGCTCGTTGATGAGTCGTTGCGATATTCCGAACAAACCGGCGGTGCATTCGATATTACAGTCGGCCCGCTGATGCGTACCTGGGGGTTCTTTCGCGCCGAAGGTCACTTTCCCAATATCGATGACCTGAACGCAGCCCGAGAACGTACCGGCTTCGAAAAGATTGTTCTCGATCACGGTACTCGCACGATCCAGTTTGGTGTTCCCGGAATGGAGCTCGACTTGGGAGCAATTGGGAAAGGCTACGCGGTAGACCGCGCGGTCGATGTTCTTCGTGAGGCAGCCGTAAACGCGGCGCTGGTGGTCGCAGGGTCCAGCACGGTATATGCCCTAGGAGCTCCGCCGGGAGAACAAGGTTGGAAAGTCCATGTGCCCGATCCACTCGATCGGACGCGCAAGATTTCCACCGTGAAGCTTCTGGATCAGGCGATCTCGACGTCGGGCAGCTACGAAAAGTTCTTCGAGCTGGACGGGCGAAGGTACTGCCACGTAATGGATCCCAGAACGGGAATGCCCGTCGAGGGTGTTGTGCAAACCACGCTGATTGGAACCGATGGAGCGATGACGGACGCGCTCTCGAATGCGCTATTTGTTCTCGGAGCCGATGGCGACACATTGATTTCGAAATTTCAGTACGTCAGCGCTTTATCCGTGCTGACGGATAGTTCGGCATCACGCATTCTGAAATGGAACTGGCCGGACGCTGCTATCGAGCGAAGTGAAATTATCGGTTTCAAACCACGGTATGGGAGGGCTCAGGCATCATGA
- the hisS gene encoding histidine--tRNA ligase produces MTIKAVRGTRDLLPPETALWNRVEQTAREVFALYNFSEIRTPIFEDTQLFARGVGEATDIVSKEMYTWEDRARAQSEKAQSLTLRPENTAGVVRAYIEHKLWERPGLQKLYYIGPQFRRERPQKGRYRQFYQIGAEVIGPPTAGSESPARDAEVLQMLVMLLNRLQIKDWTLQLNSVGSSSSRPAFNEALRKSLSGVVDRMCADCQRRAVTNPLRVFDCKVPEDQPIIEKLPRITGFLDEADRKHFEQVQDILRATGVPFVINDRLVRGLDYYTRTAFEFTQGSLGAQNAILGGGRYDGLSEALGGPHAPGIGFAIGEDRFVMALAATSGTDVPESVPQAYIAPLGEGMNVAAAKLASELRTAGVRVELGDESFRLKKSFEIAEKLGIENVIIVGEDETKSGEYSVKNLKTGEQQKMGTTEIAERNRRR; encoded by the coding sequence TTGACGATCAAGGCCGTGCGCGGCACGCGCGATCTGCTGCCACCGGAGACTGCGCTGTGGAACCGCGTGGAACAGACTGCGCGCGAGGTCTTCGCGCTCTACAACTTCTCGGAAATTCGCACTCCCATTTTTGAAGATACGCAGCTCTTTGCTCGCGGAGTCGGTGAAGCTACCGACATCGTCTCGAAGGAGATGTACACATGGGAAGACCGGGCTCGCGCGCAATCCGAGAAAGCGCAGTCTCTGACACTGCGGCCGGAAAACACAGCCGGCGTTGTGCGCGCCTACATCGAGCACAAGCTATGGGAACGTCCCGGACTGCAGAAGCTGTACTACATCGGCCCGCAGTTTCGCCGCGAGCGTCCGCAGAAGGGAAGATATCGACAGTTCTACCAAATCGGTGCTGAGGTAATTGGACCTCCTACGGCGGGAAGCGAGTCGCCTGCGCGCGATGCTGAAGTTCTGCAGATGTTGGTAATGCTGCTGAATCGCTTGCAGATCAAGGATTGGACTCTGCAGTTGAATTCGGTGGGGTCGTCGAGCAGCCGTCCTGCCTTCAACGAAGCGTTGCGGAAATCGCTGAGCGGAGTGGTCGATCGCATGTGCGCCGATTGCCAGCGCCGTGCGGTGACGAATCCCCTGCGTGTCTTTGACTGTAAAGTTCCTGAAGACCAGCCCATCATCGAAAAACTTCCGCGCATTACAGGCTTTCTCGACGAAGCCGATCGCAAACACTTCGAGCAAGTTCAAGATATTCTGCGCGCGACGGGTGTTCCATTCGTGATCAACGATCGTCTCGTCCGCGGCCTCGACTACTACACGCGCACCGCTTTCGAGTTCACGCAGGGTAGCCTCGGAGCTCAGAATGCCATTCTGGGAGGCGGGCGGTACGATGGCCTTTCCGAAGCTCTCGGCGGACCACACGCTCCGGGAATCGGGTTTGCCATCGGCGAGGATCGATTCGTGATGGCGTTGGCTGCAACGTCGGGAACAGACGTTCCCGAATCGGTACCACAGGCTTACATTGCTCCACTAGGTGAAGGGATGAATGTCGCAGCAGCGAAACTGGCTTCTGAGCTTCGGACAGCAGGAGTTCGCGTTGAACTGGGCGACGAGAGTTTCCGGTTAAAGAAATCCTTCGAGATCGCCGAGAAGCTGGGGATTGAGAATGTGATCATCGTCGGCGAGGATGAAACTAAGAGCGGCGAATACTCGGTCAAGAATCTCAAGACCGGCGAGCAGCAGAAGATGGGGACGACGGAGATAGCCGAACGGAACCGGCGGCGGTAG
- the rpoZ gene encoding DNA-directed RNA polymerase subunit omega, producing MEPTKEFDSKYRYILVAARRARQLQNGASALVETNSRKACRIAQDEIEAGKVSYVVPEHTEVTEVPAPQPSEE from the coding sequence ATGGAACCCACGAAAGAGTTCGATAGTAAATATCGCTACATCCTCGTCGCCGCCCGCCGCGCCCGCCAGCTCCAGAACGGAGCCAGCGCACTGGTCGAGACCAACTCCCGCAAGGCGTGCCGTATCGCCCAGGATGAAATTGAAGCCGGCAAGGTTTCCTACGTCGTGCCCGAGCATACAGAAGTGACGGAAGTCCCCGCGCCGCAGCCGAGCGAAGAGTAA
- a CDS encoding Gfo/Idh/MocA family oxidoreductase: MNRREFIGRTAGAVGGALLLGGSEQLFSAPSDQINLGIIGVGSRGQQLMRTFLRVPGVRFAGLCDVYEPRFSAGRKITGENTPIYHDHRELLNARDIDAVIVSTPLSFHADHITAVLESGHHVYGEKSMALTVDGCNRIRETVKRSGKHYQVGLQYHYAPWYREVLSRIQAGKLGKITQIYAYWHRNNSWRRPVPAGADEKLARLINWRLYKEYSGGLVAELGSHHINFANEVFGGMPKSVIGSGGVDYWKDGRETDDNVQVTYRYPSGQTLFFSAITTNRLDGDQIRVYGTDGSAVLTEADGTIYYEPKRPESAVQQETIVQHGIVTGATYRSELPYRGVGEPVPVPADKMGSPDYLACASFIDALRANKRPEADEDKAWNEGIAVCLGNQAIAQGQRLKLDEHLAKAAAA, from the coding sequence ATGAATCGGCGGGAGTTTATAGGGCGCACGGCAGGAGCAGTAGGCGGAGCATTGCTGCTCGGGGGCTCAGAACAACTGTTCAGCGCCCCCTCTGACCAGATAAATCTTGGCATCATTGGTGTCGGCAGCCGCGGCCAGCAGCTGATGCGTACCTTCCTTCGCGTGCCCGGCGTGCGCTTCGCTGGACTCTGCGACGTCTATGAGCCGCGCTTTTCGGCCGGTCGCAAGATCACAGGAGAGAACACGCCCATTTATCACGACCACCGCGAGCTCCTCAATGCGCGCGACATTGACGCGGTAATCGTCTCAACGCCGCTGTCTTTCCACGCCGACCACATCACTGCCGTGCTGGAAAGTGGACACCATGTTTACGGCGAAAAGAGCATGGCGCTCACCGTCGATGGATGCAATCGCATTCGAGAGACGGTAAAGCGCTCGGGCAAGCACTATCAGGTTGGACTCCAATATCACTATGCTCCCTGGTATCGCGAAGTGCTGAGCCGCATCCAGGCCGGCAAGTTGGGCAAGATCACGCAGATCTACGCCTATTGGCATCGCAACAACAGTTGGCGACGTCCGGTGCCCGCAGGAGCAGACGAAAAGCTAGCGCGGTTGATCAACTGGAGGCTCTACAAGGAATATTCCGGCGGGCTCGTCGCCGAGCTCGGGTCGCATCACATCAACTTCGCAAATGAAGTTTTCGGCGGTATGCCGAAGTCAGTCATTGGCAGCGGCGGAGTGGATTACTGGAAAGACGGTCGCGAAACCGACGATAACGTACAAGTCACCTACCGCTATCCCAGCGGGCAGACGCTGTTCTTCAGTGCAATCACTACCAATCGCCTCGATGGCGATCAGATTCGCGTCTACGGAACCGACGGCAGTGCCGTTCTCACCGAAGCCGATGGAACTATCTACTACGAACCCAAGCGTCCCGAATCAGCGGTACAGCAGGAAACGATAGTTCAACACGGCATCGTCACTGGCGCAACGTATCGCTCAGAACTTCCGTATCGCGGTGTAGGCGAGCCAGTCCCGGTTCCAGCCGACAAAATGGGCAGCCCCGATTATCTCGCGTGCGCTTCGTTCATCGATGCCCTACGCGCGAACAAACGTCCTGAAGCAGACGAAGACAAAGCCTGGAATGAAGGCATTGCCGTTTGCCTCGGAAACCAGGCGATTGCCCAAGGCCAGCGTTTGAAACTTGACGAGCATCTGGCCAAAGCTGCCGCTGCTTAG
- the coaBC gene encoding bifunctional phosphopantothenoylcysteine decarboxylase/phosphopantothenate--cysteine ligase CoaBC: protein MRVALGVCGGIAAYKACEIVRLLQDQGIRVQVIMSAAAQEFVRPLTFAALSGEKVITGLWDAGGQEPNLDSAIEHISVAQNIDALVVAPCTADMMAKFAHGQADDFLSTLYLATPAPAIVAPAMNVEMWNHAATQDNLETLRKRGVYVVEPGSGYLACGMVGAGRLAEPAEIVAAALSALGVVRDLTGETVLITAGPTREPIDPVRFLGNRSSGKMGCAIAEAATRRGAKVILVSGPVTTETPEGAELIRVETAEQMRNAVISQLDRATIVISAAAVSDFRVRDAAQDKIKRSGSLTLELEPTPDILAEVSSQRRAGQVLIGFAAETSNALENGRAKLRKKAIDAIVVNDVSKAGIGFDSERNEVTIITHDEELAIPEAPKQKIAHRILDVVLKLKMQTGKAAPAR, encoded by the coding sequence ATGAGGGTCGCGCTCGGCGTGTGCGGCGGAATCGCTGCCTATAAGGCTTGTGAAATCGTCCGCCTGCTGCAGGATCAGGGCATTCGCGTCCAGGTCATCATGAGCGCCGCCGCCCAGGAATTCGTGCGGCCCCTTACCTTTGCGGCGCTTTCCGGCGAAAAGGTCATCACAGGTCTTTGGGACGCAGGCGGGCAAGAGCCTAACCTCGATTCCGCCATTGAGCACATCAGCGTTGCCCAGAACATTGATGCATTAGTGGTCGCGCCATGCACGGCTGACATGATGGCTAAGTTCGCTCATGGTCAGGCGGACGATTTTCTCTCCACTCTCTACCTCGCCACGCCTGCTCCTGCAATTGTTGCGCCAGCGATGAACGTCGAAATGTGGAATCACGCGGCGACGCAGGACAATCTTGAGACTCTGCGCAAGCGCGGCGTTTACGTCGTCGAGCCCGGCAGCGGATACCTTGCCTGCGGAATGGTCGGTGCAGGACGCTTGGCAGAGCCGGCGGAGATCGTCGCCGCTGCTTTGTCTGCCCTCGGCGTAGTTCGAGATCTCACCGGAGAAACGGTTCTGATCACGGCCGGTCCAACACGCGAGCCAATCGATCCAGTGCGCTTCCTGGGCAATCGCTCCAGTGGGAAGATGGGATGCGCAATCGCCGAAGCTGCGACTCGTCGCGGGGCAAAAGTGATTCTGGTCTCAGGACCAGTTACAACTGAAACTCCCGAAGGCGCGGAATTGATTCGCGTGGAGACCGCCGAACAGATGCGCAATGCTGTAATCTCACAGCTTGATCGGGCAACGATCGTGATTTCCGCCGCCGCTGTCTCCGACTTTCGTGTGCGCGATGCTGCCCAAGACAAAATCAAACGTAGCGGATCGCTCACACTCGAATTAGAACCCACGCCCGACATCCTTGCCGAAGTTTCGTCTCAGCGCCGCGCCGGACAAGTCCTGATTGGATTCGCAGCAGAGACTTCGAATGCACTCGAGAATGGCCGCGCGAAGCTACGCAAGAAGGCGATCGATGCGATCGTAGTGAACGACGTTTCGAAGGCCGGCATCGGCTTCGACTCCGAGCGCAACGAAGTCACCATCATCACTCATGACGAAGAACTCGCAATTCCCGAAGCGCCGAAGCAGAAAATCGCGCATCGAATTCTCGATGTCGTGCTAAAACTGAAGATGCAGACGGGCAAAGCCGCTCCCGCTCGCTGA
- a CDS encoding ABC transporter ATP-binding protein — MILLAAVGLFDAFRVVLVKPIFDGVLKPEELTRDLLLFRVRGHDIYLHQFLPSYFHNAWTMVAVALIGATVLKGICDYLGTYLVSYAGFGMITDLRNELFQSILRRSLGFFQRHSTGTLLSTIINDVERVQYAMSTVLGEFLQQLFTLIFTACVVVVFGGKLAWVLVLFIPIVIASVRRIGRSVRHTTRKGQDKLAEIQHLLHEIIAGNRIVKAFNMELWEAMRFRGASRRLFRANLRSVSAQAVSSPLMDIIGAVAIALLLFIGRDRIRGGFMTEGAFFAFIVAVFKLYDPVRKFAQFYNNFQQALGASSTIFDFMEVEDDVKDKPNAVTLPPFRDSIRFEAVDFSYDDEESGRQVLRNINLEVKAGEIVAIVGPSGAGKSTLVRLLPRFFDVSTGAILIDGHDLRDVTVRSLRNQIGLVTQETVLFNDTVRNNIAYGRPNVPIEQVQAAARAALAHDFIMRLPAGYDTVIGERGMRLSGGERQRISIARALLKDSPILILDEATSALDAESEVLVQSALQNLLQNRTAFVIAHRLSTVRSANRIIVMEHGTISDIGSHHELLQRYGTYQRLYNLQFVEIDNVAALK, encoded by the coding sequence GTGATTCTGCTGGCCGCGGTGGGTTTGTTTGACGCCTTCCGGGTTGTGCTCGTCAAGCCGATTTTCGACGGAGTCCTGAAACCTGAGGAACTTACGCGCGATCTGCTGTTGTTCCGCGTTCGAGGACACGATATTTACCTGCACCAATTTCTACCCAGCTATTTCCACAACGCCTGGACGATGGTTGCGGTAGCTCTGATCGGGGCCACAGTCCTCAAAGGTATCTGCGATTACCTGGGCACCTATCTGGTGAGCTATGCCGGGTTCGGAATGATTACCGACCTGCGGAATGAGCTTTTCCAGTCCATCCTGCGCCGGTCACTCGGATTTTTTCAGCGCCATTCCACGGGAACACTGCTCTCGACCATCATCAACGATGTTGAACGCGTGCAGTATGCGATGTCCACCGTGCTGGGCGAATTTCTTCAGCAGTTGTTCACCTTGATTTTCACTGCATGCGTGGTGGTGGTCTTTGGGGGGAAACTGGCTTGGGTTCTGGTGCTCTTTATTCCTATCGTCATTGCCTCCGTGCGTCGCATCGGACGCAGCGTGCGCCACACGACGAGGAAGGGTCAGGACAAACTCGCGGAAATTCAGCATTTGCTGCACGAGATCATCGCCGGCAATCGCATTGTGAAAGCATTCAATATGGAGCTGTGGGAGGCGATGCGCTTCCGTGGCGCCTCACGCCGACTCTTCCGTGCGAATCTGCGTTCCGTCAGCGCACAAGCAGTGAGTTCGCCGTTGATGGACATCATCGGTGCAGTGGCCATCGCTCTGCTGCTATTTATAGGCAGAGACCGCATTCGCGGCGGTTTCATGACTGAAGGTGCATTTTTTGCCTTCATCGTTGCGGTGTTTAAGCTCTACGATCCGGTTCGCAAGTTCGCGCAGTTTTACAACAACTTCCAGCAGGCGCTCGGCGCTTCGTCGACAATCTTCGACTTCATGGAAGTGGAAGACGATGTGAAAGACAAGCCCAACGCCGTCACGCTTCCACCGTTCAGAGACAGCATTCGGTTTGAAGCCGTCGATTTTTCCTATGACGATGAAGAAAGTGGACGCCAAGTCCTTCGCAACATCAATCTCGAAGTAAAAGCCGGAGAGATTGTTGCGATTGTCGGGCCGAGCGGAGCAGGGAAGTCCACGCTCGTCCGGTTGCTACCACGCTTCTTCGACGTGAGCACCGGTGCGATTTTGATCGACGGCCACGATCTGCGGGATGTGACCGTCCGCTCGCTGCGCAATCAGATTGGCCTGGTCACACAGGAAACCGTGCTTTTCAATGACACGGTGCGTAACAATATCGCCTACGGTCGCCCGAATGTTCCGATCGAACAGGTGCAGGCTGCGGCCAGAGCCGCACTGGCACACGATTTCATCATGCGTTTGCCTGCCGGTTATGACACTGTAATCGGCGAGCGAGGGATGAGGCTTTCAGGAGGCGAGCGTCAGCGCATCTCGATTGCTCGCGCTTTGTTGAAAGACTCGCCGATTCTCATTCTCGACGAAGCGACGTCAGCGCTCGATGCCGAGTCGGAAGTGCTGGTGCAATCTGCGCTGCAGAACCTTCTTCAGAATCGGACTGCATTCGTGATTGCTCATCGGCTCTCGACTGTGCGCAGCGCGAATCGCATTATCGTGATGGAGCACGGCACGATCTCCGACATCGGCTCCCACCACGAACTTTTGCAGCGATACGGAACTTATCAACGCCTGTACAATCTCCAGTTCGTTGAAATCGACAACGTCGCTGCATTGAAATGA